In one window of Thermoanaerobaculia bacterium DNA:
- a CDS encoding ABC transporter ATP-binding protein, translated as MIPAPDAAAQRAKLSMRGLRMTFPAEGSEIRVLEDIDLEVREGEFVCILGPSGCGKSTLLNVVAGFLPPTAGSVRIDGEEVHGPDSRRIFVFQERGVFPWLTVEGNIGFGLGRLDRRERERRIAHYVKLVGLSGFERAYPHELSGGMKQRVEVARALAVDPDMLYLDEPFGALDSITRLVMRAELLRIWQAERKTILFVTHDIEESVQLADRVVVMSARPARIRRIVPIDLPHPRDLSSRRYLELRDGIFEEIGLAHKI; from the coding sequence GTGATTCCCGCGCCGGACGCCGCCGCCCAGCGCGCGAAGCTCTCCATGCGCGGCTTGCGGATGACCTTCCCCGCGGAGGGAAGCGAGATCCGGGTCCTCGAGGACATCGACCTGGAGGTCCGCGAAGGGGAGTTCGTCTGCATCCTGGGCCCCTCCGGGTGCGGGAAGTCGACGCTCCTGAACGTCGTCGCCGGGTTTCTGCCGCCGACGGCGGGGAGCGTCCGGATCGACGGCGAGGAGGTGCACGGACCCGACTCGCGGCGCATCTTCGTCTTCCAGGAGCGAGGCGTCTTCCCGTGGCTCACCGTCGAGGGGAACATCGGCTTCGGCCTCGGCCGGCTCGACCGCCGCGAGCGCGAGCGGCGGATCGCGCACTACGTGAAGCTCGTCGGGCTCTCCGGCTTCGAGCGGGCGTATCCGCACGAGCTCTCCGGCGGCATGAAGCAGCGCGTCGAGGTCGCCCGGGCGCTCGCCGTCGACCCGGACATGCTCTACCTCGACGAGCCGTTCGGGGCGCTGGACTCGATCACGCGACTCGTGATGCGCGCCGAGCTCCTCCGGATCTGGCAGGCCGAGAGAAAGACGATCCTCTTCGTGACCCACGACATCGAGGAGTCCGTCCAGCTCGCGGACCGCGTCGTCGTGATGTCCGCGCGTCCCGCCCGCATCCGGCGGATCGTGCCGATCGACCTGCCGCACCCGCGCGACCTCTCCTCGCGCCGGTACCTCGAGCTCCGCGACGGGATCTTCGAAGAGATCGGGCTGGCCCACAAGATCTGA
- a CDS encoding ABC transporter permease, whose product MDREETRRDWRARVADRVLPFAGIAALLVVWDLSIRTGRFPLLPGPLAVARAIVELARKGFLVKHVVASLFRVTWGYLLAVAVGVPLGIALAWYRRGGLALAPLVELVRPISALAWIPLAILWFGVGDLSAIFIIFVASSLPLVVSAMAAVGNVSSVHWNAGRNFGLTPAEIARRVLLPAILPRLLVGLRLSLGIAWLVVVAAEMIAVNSGLGFLIIDARNAGNRYDLVVAGMVLIGAIGVGLDAAMRRIETLPALRWGYADSAAEAA is encoded by the coding sequence TTGGATCGAGAAGAGACCCGCCGGGACTGGCGCGCGCGCGTGGCCGACCGCGTTCTTCCGTTCGCCGGAATCGCGGCCCTGCTGGTCGTCTGGGACCTGTCTATCCGGACGGGGAGGTTCCCGCTTCTCCCCGGCCCTCTCGCCGTTGCGCGAGCCATCGTCGAGCTCGCCCGCAAGGGCTTTCTCGTCAAGCACGTCGTTGCTTCGCTCTTCCGGGTGACGTGGGGATACCTGCTCGCGGTCGCGGTCGGGGTCCCGCTCGGGATCGCGCTGGCGTGGTATCGGCGCGGGGGCCTCGCGCTCGCCCCGCTCGTCGAGCTCGTCCGGCCCATTTCGGCGCTCGCGTGGATCCCTCTGGCGATCCTCTGGTTCGGCGTCGGGGACCTCTCGGCGATCTTCATCATCTTCGTCGCCTCGTCGCTGCCGCTCGTCGTTTCGGCGATGGCGGCGGTCGGGAACGTCTCGTCGGTCCACTGGAACGCCGGACGGAATTTCGGGCTGACGCCCGCGGAGATCGCGCGGCGGGTGCTCCTGCCGGCGATCCTGCCCCGCCTCCTCGTGGGGCTCCGCCTCTCGCTCGGGATCGCGTGGCTCGTCGTGGTCGCGGCCGAGATGATCGCCGTCAACTCCGGCCTCGGATTCCTGATCATCGACGCGCGCAACGCCGGCAACCGCTACGACCTCGTCGTCGCCGGGATGGTCCTGATCGGCGCGATCGGGGTCGGCCTGGACGCCGCGATGCGGCGGATCGAGACGCTCCCGGCGCTCCGCTGGGGCTACGCCGATTCCGCCGCGGAGGCGGCGTGA